GTCAGATTCTGCGCGCGCCGTTCCAACTCCGCCGCCTCTGCCCGTCCGTCATGCCCGAAGTACGCGGCGAACGATGCGATCACCACGTCGATAGCGCGGATCGCTGCCCGGGTCGCGCTTGCAAGGTCTCCGATGTCCACTTGTCCTTCGAGTAGTTCGCCGTCAGATCTTGATATGGGGTTGGCGAGGACCCACGGTGAGCTGTGGACAGCGCCGGATCGGTGACTGTACATGCCTGGCATGTCAGGGAAGGTGGCGGCCACCAGACTCCCCAGCTTCGGCCGAAAGGGTTCCTTGTGCTGGCCGAGGCGGATTGCTCCGGATAGGAGCGTCATCCCGGCCTTGTCGATGGTCTTGCGCAGATCGCGTTGCGCGTCGGTGTGCCCGGTCCCGATCCGCTGCTGCATGTAGGCGGGCTTCGCGTTGTACTGCTCGACGAGGTTTTCGACGCTGTCCCATACGAGGGCCGCGCCGCGGGTGATCCGTTCCTCGAGGCCGATTGCCGGGTCGAGCAGGTAGGAGACCAGGGCTGCCGATTCGCAGGTGACGCGGGACAGCGTTCCGTGCGCGTAGATCGGGACCGAATCACCGCCGAGACACTTCTGGAGTGTGCCGGCGTGGTCGTGGACGTTCAGCGTGACCTGGCGTGCGTGCTTCAGCGTGAGGGTCAGCAGCTGGCGGCGGTGTGCCCGTGTGTTGTGAGGCGCAGCTTTGAGAGCCTGCTCGTCCAGCCGGTAGGGGCTGCCTGGCTGCGCGCTTCCCGAGAAGCGTCCGGGGGCTTCGGCCAGCAGCTCCAACGGCCTTGTGAGAGCGATGCGCGCGAACTTGAGCAGATGCGGTGGTCGCGCACTCGCATCCGACAGATAGGCCACCATGAGCTGACGGTAGGCGCAGGTGGCATCCGGATTCCAGCTCTTATTGCCGGAGCTCCGACGTCGCGCCGGTACGGGCGAACTTCGCCTACGATCCCGAATCCATCCAGCCGCGCACCTCCGCCGGCACCGGATCGCCCCATGAGGCCTGAATCCTGAAGTACAGCACCACCCGGCGGGCCTGTTCGAACTCCGGAGCCTCGTCGGGCTCGTTGAGGTCGAGCACCTGATTCCAATTCAGCGCCTGGATCTGCCACCCGGATCGGACTCCGTGGGTTGCCCGCTTCAGCAGCTCAGCCCGTATGCCCTCGTCGAAGCGGGTGAAGAAGTCCTGGACCTCGTCCTCGGTGGCGATGCTCATGCGTCCATCCTGGCACCTACGGTCGCGCTGCCGCGGCAAGCGGCGGTGAACGGAACCCGCAGTGACAGAGGACACGCCGACGCCCGGCAGCATCGCAACCGTGCGCGAACGATCGGTACTGCCTACCGCTCCCGGCTTTGGTGCCATCTCCGCACCAGCCCGGCGTACTCCACCAGCCACCCGGGGGCGCCCTCGACGTTTCGTCGCGTCCAGGTTTGGTCCAGCAGCGACGCGAACAGGTCGACGTGCTCTGGGTCCGCGGCCTTCCACAGCGGGAACCCCGCCAGCCACGCCTCGGCAGCCTCCGGGACGTGCCTGGAACGGATCAGCCACGGCACCATGAAGCCGAAGTCCAGCCACGACGTGCCCTGCGACACGAACGCCCAATCGACGATCCGAACCGCTCCGTCCGGGGTGATCAGCACGTTCTCAGGGTTCAGGTCGCAGTGCACCATGGCGTCGCCGGCGAACACTTCGGCGCGCGCGTCCAGAGCGGCGTACCGGTCCTGAACCCGCAGCTTCACCGACGGCGGGCACTCCCGGGCGGCGAGGTCTTCCACCGCCGCAGCCTCCAGGTCCAGATCCGGAGACCCCGGCGCGTAGTCGGCTTGCCGGCCGTTGACGAACTCGAACCCGACGATCCGCCAGCCGGCGGCGTCGAACGGCCACAGCAGTTCGGGCGCGTGCGGCCGTACCGCGGACAAGACCTCGGCCTCGTTCAGCAGCGACCAGGCCTCGGCGCCTCCGCCGCGCTGGTCCGGGATGAGGCGGGCGCCTTTGATGAACGCCCGCCCCCGGCTGGTGCGCATCTTCCCGGCCACGTCGGCGTGGTTGCCGAGGGCGGCTGGGATGAACTCCTTGAGCAGCCCGGCGAGGACAACGCACTCGTTGGCCTAGGCCTTTGATGCCAGGCGCCCGGTCAGCGGTTCCACTCCAACGTTTGCCCGTTGACGGAATAGACCACCTTCACGGGGTCGCCTGACTGGGCTGCAGGAACATCGAATGGGATCAGTCCAGATCGGCACTCGCCTACTGGCACAGCCTTGGTGTCGTCGTTGGGGTAGAGCGCGGAAGAGAAATCTCTGGGAGACCAGGCGTTGAGCGGTTCCGCCGTGGTGT
This DNA window, taken from Catenulispora sp. MAP5-51, encodes the following:
- a CDS encoding phosphotransferase yields the protein MAGKMRTSRGRAFIKGARLIPDQRGGGAEAWSLLNEAEVLSAVRPHAPELLWPFDAAGWRIVGFEFVNGRQADYAPGSPDLDLEAAAVEDLAARECPPSVKLRVQDRYAALDARAEVFAGDAMVHCDLNPENVLITPDGAVRIVDWAFVSQGTSWLDFGFMVPWLIRSRHVPEAAEAWLAGFPLWKAADPEHVDLFASLLDQTWTRRNVEGAPGWLVEYAGLVRRWHQSRER